From Solibacillus isronensis, the proteins below share one genomic window:
- a CDS encoding ABC transporter ATP-binding protein, with product MQPILSVEKIEKYYGNKGNITKAIDNISFKVNEGEFLGIMGPSGSGKTTLLNCISTIDHVTTGKIIINNQDITTLKKKGLEAFRRDELGFIFQDFNLLDTLTAYENIALALTIQKREAMEIDQLIKAVAEKLDISGILSKFPFQLSGGQKQRVACARAIVTEPSLILADEPTGALDSKSSRLLLDSFEKLNKEYQSTILMVTHDSFTASYANRILFIKDGRIFNELVRGNDTRKEFFNKIIEVVTLLGGDVSNVL from the coding sequence ATGCAACCGATATTAAGTGTAGAAAAAATTGAAAAATACTACGGAAACAAAGGTAATATTACAAAAGCAATAGATAATATCAGCTTTAAAGTAAATGAAGGTGAATTTTTAGGAATTATGGGTCCTTCAGGGAGCGGAAAGACAACGCTCCTGAATTGTATTTCGACAATTGATCATGTTACAACTGGCAAAATAATTATCAATAATCAGGATATTACAACTTTAAAGAAGAAAGGGCTTGAAGCATTCAGACGGGACGAGTTAGGTTTTATCTTTCAGGATTTTAATCTGCTGGATACTCTGACAGCTTATGAAAACATTGCTTTGGCTTTGACGATTCAAAAAAGAGAAGCAATGGAAATCGATCAACTCATTAAAGCCGTTGCGGAAAAGCTTGATATTTCGGGCATCCTTAGCAAATTTCCATTTCAATTATCGGGAGGCCAAAAGCAAAGAGTCGCTTGTGCAAGAGCGATTGTAACTGAGCCTTCCCTCATTTTAGCCGATGAACCAACGGGTGCACTTGACTCAAAATCATCACGATTATTGTTGGATTCCTTTGAAAAGCTGAATAAAGAATACCAGTCAACAATTTTGATGGTTACCCATGACTCGTTTACGGCAAGTTATGCCAATAGGATCTTGTTTATAAAAGATGGTCGGATCTTTAATGAGCTCGTGCGCGGAAATGATACGAGAAAGGAATTCTTTAATAAAATCATTGAAGTAGTGACTTTACTTGGAGGCGATGTTAGCAATGTTCTCTAA
- a CDS encoding sensor histidine kinase — translation MTLKEYVKDRTVFLLINFILFIIISGIMILVGVNIQIVFLIFCIWFFPLIIYVLIEYFKQKTFYNEITSITENLDQKYLLPEVMKEPETVEGKALYEVLRQANKDMHEHVKSYRDRENEYREYIETWIHEIKTPIASTRLIIENNHSNVTRNIKEEVKKIEEYIEQVLYYSRSNNVSKDYLIKEVSLAGLVRSVIKRNSRDFISKGISIDLEKVEGTVFSDAKWLEFILNQLIGNAIKYIRERDGKVIIHTVQNENNIVLTIEDNGIGITEKDIHRVFEKGFTGENGRKFGKSTGIGLYLCKKLADQLGLGLTITSKIGEGTKVSIIFPLGSVVFMQ, via the coding sequence ATGACACTAAAAGAATATGTTAAAGACAGAACCGTTTTCCTGCTCATTAATTTCATCTTATTTATCATTATTAGCGGGATTATGATACTTGTCGGGGTGAATATCCAAATTGTTTTTCTTATTTTCTGTATTTGGTTTTTCCCTCTCATCATATATGTACTGATCGAATATTTTAAGCAGAAAACATTTTATAACGAAATAACTAGCATTACGGAAAATTTAGATCAGAAATATTTGCTGCCGGAAGTAATGAAAGAACCTGAAACTGTGGAAGGTAAGGCATTGTATGAGGTATTGCGTCAGGCAAACAAAGATATGCATGAGCATGTAAAGAGTTATCGGGACCGGGAAAATGAGTATAGGGAATATATTGAAACATGGATTCATGAAATTAAAACACCCATTGCCTCAACACGGCTGATTATTGAAAATAATCATAGTAACGTTACCCGAAATATTAAAGAGGAAGTAAAGAAGATTGAAGAATATATTGAGCAGGTTCTCTATTATTCAAGAAGTAACAATGTGAGCAAGGATTACCTCATAAAAGAGGTGTCTTTAGCAGGTCTTGTAAGAAGTGTTATAAAGAGAAATTCAAGGGACTTTATTAGTAAAGGGATTTCGATTGATCTTGAAAAAGTTGAAGGGACCGTTTTCAGTGATGCAAAATGGCTGGAGTTTATCTTAAATCAGCTGATCGGGAATGCAATTAAGTATATACGTGAGCGTGATGGAAAGGTAATCATCCATACGGTCCAGAATGAAAATAATATTGTCCTTACGATTGAGGATAACGGGATAGGGATAACAGAAAAGGATATACATCGGGTTTTTGAAAAGGGGTTTACCGGGGAAAATGGACGAAAATTCGGAAAGTCTACCGGTATCGGTCTTTATTTATGTAAAAAACTTGCAGATCAGCTTGGTCTAGGTCTTACCATCACTTCAAAAATTGGCGAAGGAACAAAGGTGAGTATTATTTTCCCTTTAGGCAGTGTAGTCTTCATGCAGTAA